The Paraburkholderia sp. PREW-6R genomic interval CCACCGCCATTGCACCTTCGCCGACCGCCGACGCCACGCGCTTGATCGACGCATGTCGGACGTCGCCCGCAGCGAATACGCCTGGCATACACGTTTCCAGATACAGCGGCGCGCGTTCGAGCGGCCATTTCAGGTTCGCCTGATAAGCCTGCAAGTCGGGACCGGTCACGAGATAGCCGCCTTCGTCGCGGACAATGCCAACCTCCTGCGCCCATTCGGTCTGCGGTACGCCGCCAATGCAGACGAAGAGCCAACTCGTCCTCACCGTGCGTTGCCGACCGGTGCGCACATCGGTCAGCGTGATCGCCTGCAACACGTCACTGCCCGCGAGCGCGGTCACTCCGGTGCACGTGCACACTTCGACGTTCGGCGCCGACGTGATGCGATCCACGAGGTACTGGGACAACGTGTTCTTAAGCGATGCGTCCCGCACAAGCATATACACGCGGTTGGCTGACTGCGAAAAATGCAAGGTCGCCTGTCCCGCCGAATTGCCGCCCCCCACCACATACACGTCTTCGCCATGGGTCAGCGCGGCCTCGCTCGCGCCGGCGCCGTAATAAAGGCCCGCGCCGAGAAAGTGCTCCTCGCCTGCCAGCCCGAGTGTCCGGTATGCGACGCCGGTCGCGCAGATCGATGTGCGCGCCGTGATACGTGTGCCGTCATCCAGATACACGACGCCGCCGCCAGGCACAAACTGAGCGTGCACGCCGGCGCGCGCCAGCAGGATTTCGGCGCCGAACTTGATGGCCTGATCGCGCGCCCGCTCAGCGAGTTCCGCACCACTCAGCCCCTGCGGAAAACCCAGATAGTTCTCTATCTTCGAACTGCTGCCTGCCTGGCCGCCCAGCGCCCAGCGCTCGACCAGCACGGTGTGCAGCCCCTCGGACGCACCGTACACCGCCGCGCTCAATCCCGCCGGTCCTGCGCCGTAAATGGCCAGATCGTAGGCCTCGCGCGATGGATTCGCGAACCAGCCGAGCTTCTCTGTGATTTGCCGGACGGTCGGACATTCGAGCCGCGTTCCGTCGTGGAAGATACAGACGGGCAGGCGCGAATCGGAAAGATGTTGCACGTGCGCCAGATCCTTGGCTTCTTTGTCGCTACCCAGCTCGATCCATTCGAACGGTATGTCGGAGCGATGCAGGAAGTCGCGTATCGCGTAGCCGGCCGAGCTGCGCATGCGTCCATAGATCCTGACCATGAATATGCCCCCCATTGACGAGGTTCAGAACTCGCTTCGCTATTCACGCGCCTGACAGGGAGGCGGCTGCGCCGGGACAAGTGCAGTCGCCCGTATTGTGCAGTGTCGGTCGATCGAAGGGCAGCGTCTTTCGCTAAACCGCCGTTTTTTATCCGCTTTTGCTGAGGTTTCCATCACATCGGGCGGTGCGACGCTTCCACCTTGTCATCGACAAAGCGTGTGCCCCATTCAATGCCGTCGCGCACCGCCTCCTCTTGCGCAAGCCATTCCGGCTGCACCGTGTCCGGTCGGAATTCGGCCACGGTGCTATCGGCTCGGCGCACGCTTACCCTCGCCTGCCACGCGCCGTACGCGTTCTGCTCCGGCTGCACCACGATCTCGTAGCCTCGATGTTCAAACGCGTGCGTATGCATCAGTGGCTCCGGTGTCGTGACAAGGGCATCAATCTGGGAGCACGAACTCGGTGCGCATGTCTTCGATCACCTTCTTGAGATGATGGGCGTAATCCGCGCCGAGGTCATCGAGCGGCACGATGTTCCAGTTGCGGCCGGAGGCGTCCGGCGGATGCCGCTCCGGCAGCGGTAGGCGCACGCGCAAAGCGCCCGGCACGTCAGCGCCGATTTTCGCCATGCGCTTCTCCAGCTCGTCGCGAATATGCTCCGGCGATTGAACGGTCTTCGGCATCGGTTCGACTCCTTCTGGTCGCGCGTCCGGGTTGTCACTGAACGGCGCATACGTTCCTGTTGCGCGAGCATGCGCGAACGATGCTTCAAGTCTAGTCGCAAATTCAGGCATGGTCGAAGAATCGGCGGCTTGCGCAGTGTTGTCATGGCGGATCTGGCCGACATGAACGCCTGCAACCCCATTCGCGGGTCAGGCACGCATCCGATCGCCGATGCAGCGGTGGATCGAATGGTCCGCAGAATCGCGACACATCTGAGCAGGAATTGGAAAGAAGCGCATGCGGGTCATGGCTAGACTCGGCGGAAAGCGGGCCTCTGCGGTGGGACTGCGCCGACGCCTCGAAGCGTCCACGGCAGCGCCTTTCGCCCACGTCCAGATTGCAAGGAGCGAATTCATGTCTGATACGGAAATCGCGCCCAAGGTAGCCGGGCAGCACGACCAACAGGTTCCACTACGCAAGCTGTTCGAACCCGTCAGGGTGGGACCGTATCACCTCCGTCATCGTGTCGTGATGGGGCCGCTCACGCGTTCGCGCGCGAGCCAGCCAGGCAACGTACCGTCGCAACTCAATGCCTGCTATTACGCGCAGCGCGCAGCGGCCGCGCTCATCATCAGCGAAGCGACGCAGGTGTCGATGCAGGGACAGGGCTACGCATGGACGCCCGGGATCCATAGTCGCGAGCAGGTCGAAGGCTGGCGGCTCGTGGCGGACGCGGTGCACGAGGCGGGCGGATTGATGTTCATGCAGCTCTGGCATGTCGGACGCATATCGCACCCCTCGCTGCAGCCCGATGAAATGCTGCCGGTTGCGCCATCTGCGCTCCTGCCAAGAGCGGAAGCGTTCATTCAGAACGAGCGCGGCGAAGGCGTGCTCGCGCCCTGCGTCACGCCTCGCGCGCTGCAGGTCGAAGAGATGCCGTATCTTGTGCGCCAATACCTCCGGGGTGCGCGCAACGCAAAGACCGCCGGTATGGACGGCGTCGAAGTGCACAGCGCGAACGGCTATCTTCTCGACCAGTTTCTGTTGTCCGGCACGAACCGGCGCACGGATGAATATGGCGGATCGAGCGAGCGTCGCGCGCGGCTGCTGCTCGAGGTCATCGAAACGGTTTGCGAAGTGTGGGGTCCGGAAAGGGTCGGCGTCCGGCTCTCGCCTCTCGGTACCTTCAATGACATGCATGACGACGATCCGGAGGCGACCTTTTCTTACGTCATCGAAAAGCTGAACCGGTATGGGCTGGCTTATCTGCACATCGTCAACCCAGCGCTGGCGGCGACCGGTGAGGATCTCGCTTTCGCGGAGCGCGCAAAACGCATGAACGAGATGATACGCAGCGCTTATCGCGGGGTGCTGATGGTCGCGGGCGGCTTCGACGGCAGCAGTGCCGAGAAATGGCTCGAGGACGGCAACGCGGACCTGATTGCGTTCGGACGCCTGTTCATCGCCAATCCCGACCTGCCTGAACGCCTCCGGTCGCGCGCTCCGCTCAATTCGCCGGATCCGTCCACGTTCTATGGAGGCGGCGAGCGCGGATATACCGACTATCCGTCGCTCGCGCAGGAGCGCGGGGAGGCGCCCCGGTCCGTCATCGACGGGCGTTGGAGATAGGCTGTCGCTGGCGGGCGAACTCGCTGCCAAACGACAATCTGCGACGGCCGCCGCCGAGCCGCCGACCGTTCACGCTGGGAGGGGCGCACCATGGCTGTCAATACCTGGGTTGTCGTCGCGGACGGCAGCCGTGCTCGAATCTTCGAGACACCGGGCCTGAGACTGGACTTGCGGGAGATCGAGGATCTCGTCAATGTCGCCCCAAGTGGAGCGACGCTGACGGATAAAGACCGTGAAAAATTCGCGAAGACCGTCGCCGACTACATCGAGAAGGGACGGGTCCACCAACGGTATCAGCGATTGCGATTTGCCGTGGAGCCGAAATTCCTGGGGATGCTGCGCGCGCGTCTGAGTGAGGAGACGCGTCAGATGATTTTCGAAGAGATCAACGAAGACCTGTCGGCCCTCGATGCGCGCGAAATTCAGGCGCACCTGCAAAGGCATTGACGTGACCGGTCGCAGGTTGCATCAATGTGTGGAAGCGGCAAAGTAACGTGTCCACCGGAAGGCAAGCAAGATGTGCCAGACAGGCTCAACGCCATCCGGAGCGCGACTGATCCGTCATCAGTCGATGGACAGCACGAGGTCGTTTCCCTCGACGGATGCGGTCATGCCGCTCAGATCGTTCAACCAGTCCTGGTTGCCGAGCTTGCCCTGCGTGAGTGGCGAGGCGATCGCAATGACGCGCGCACCGGCCCGCCAACCCGCCTCGATGCCGGCAGGCGCGTCCTCGAACACGACGCAGCGGTCCGCACTGACGTTCAATCCGCGCGCACCGAGCAGGAAACAGTCTGGCGACGGCTTGCCGTGCGGCACGTCTTCCGAACTCACCAGCAGCGCAGGGATCGGCAAGCCGGCCGCTTGAATGCGGTTGAGCGCCAGCTTGCGATCGGCGGAGGTCACGATCGCCCAGCGGTCCGCAGGCAGCGAACGCAGCAACGCGCCCGCGCCGGGGATTTCGAACACGCCGTCCATGTCGTCGCGCTCGCGCTGCATTAAAGCGAGCGCGTCCGACTCGATATCGACACCCGGCGGCGCAAGCGCTCGCATCGAGTCGATCGTGCGGCGCCCCTGCGACTCCCGCAGCACATGTGCGGGGTCGAGCCCGTAACGGTTTGCCCACTCCGTGTAAGCGCGCACCATCGGTGCATGGGAGTTGAGCAAAGTGCCGTCCATGTCGAACAGGAGAGACGAGGCGCGAATCTGTACGTTTCGTAGCAGCATGTAGACGGGGAAATGAACAGGATCAGGTGGCAATCAGCACGTCGACGCCCGCCGCCTTCGCGGCCTTGCGCGCCGTATCGGGCAGGTCTGCATCACTGACCCACAAGGGCACGTGATCGAACGGCACAATGACGGAAAAGCCGCGATGGCCCCATTTCGTACTGTCGGCGATGGCACAGACCAGCCTGCTCTGCGCAATCGCGGCATGCTTGAGTTGGGTTTCGAGCTGATTCGAATTGGTCCAGCCGGCGCTTTCGTCGATACCGCGCGCGCCCATGAAAAACAGGTCGAAATGCGATTGCGCGATCTGGCCGAGCGCGACCGGGCCGACCGTGGAAAGACCGTTGTGATAAAGCTCGCCGCCGATCAGATGGACATTGAAAGCCGGATGGCCGCACAGCTCGATGGCGATATTGATGCCGTGCGTCGCGATCGACAACTGGTTCACATCCGGCAGCCCCGCCTTGATTGCGAGCGCGACTTCCATCGCGGTCGTGCCCGAATCGAGGTAGATCGCCATGCCGTCGCGAATCAGACTTGCCGCGTGCCGGCCGATGCGCTGCTTCTGCGTCTGCTCCTTCTGGGCGCGCAAAGGGTATTCGACCTCGGCATCGACGAGCACCGCGCCGCCATGCACGCGCCTGAGCAAACCCTGTTCTTCGAGCACGTGCAGGTCGCGCCGCACCGTCATCTCGGACAAAGAAAACTTGCGGGCCAGATCGCTCACGCGACACTGCCCGCCGCTCGACAGCGTGGCGAGGATCAGTTCGCGCCGATGATCGGCAAGGGCGGCGTCAGGCAGGTTCTTTGGTGGCATGGCATTTCCGTTCGACTGCGCCTCCGGACGCAACTCCCGGTCCGACAACGCGCCAGCAATGGCAGATTGAGATAGCTGGCCGTCCAGCATTTTAAACCGGCCGAAATGCGCGCGGGATTTCGGAGCCGGATCACGACTGGCCGTAATAGGCGCCCGTACCGTGCTTACGCAGATAGTGCTTGGCGATCAGTGTTTCCTTGATGGGCGGCGCCGCGGGATTGAGCGACTGCGTGAGGTAGGCCATCTGGGCGATCTCTTCGAGCACGCGGCTGTTGTAGACCGCCTTCTGGGCGGTCTTGCCCCAGGTGAACGGCCCGTGGCACGCCACGACGATCATCTCGATCTCGCGATGATCCAGCCCGCGCAGCCGCGCGACGATCTGCTCGCCGGTCTCGATCTCGTAGTCACGCTCGATCGCCGCGTCGCTCATCGGCTCGGTCACGGGTATCGCTGCGGTGAGATGGTCCGCGTGCGTCGTACCGAAGATCGGAATTTCGCGGCACGCCTGCGCCCACGCGACCGCGTACATCGAATGCGAATGACAGATGCCGCCGATATCACCGAAAGCGCGATACAGAACCGCGTGTGTCTTCGTATCCGACGAGGGCCGCGCCGAACCCTCCACGACGCGCCCGTCGAGATCCACGACCACCATCGACTCCGGCAGCAGCGACTCGTAAGGCACACCGCTCGGCTTGATCGCAAAGACGCCGGTAGCCGCGTCGAATGCGCTGACGTTGCCGAACGTGTAGATCGCCAGACCCTGCTTCGGAATCTCCAGATTGGCCTCGTAGGCTTCGCGTTTCAGTTCGGTGTACATAGTTCTGTCGAGTGAGGTGCGGGATGGGCTTCCGCGGCGGACAGCCGCTCGATCAGCGCGCCGTATTCGCGGTACTGCCGGTAAAGGCGGTCGTAGATGGCCGTCGCTTCGGGATCGGGTGTGTAGGTCGTCTCGAAGCCGGAACCCATGTGACGTTGCGCCGATTCGACGCTGTCGTGAAGGCCAGCGGCGACCGCGGCGAACATCGCGGCCCCGAGCGCCACCGCTTGATCCGACTTCGCCACGCGGATGTCGAGCCCGAACACGTTCGCGACGATCTGCATGTTGAGTGGCGATTTTTTCGCTACGCCGCCGACCGCGATCACCTCGTCGATCCGGATGCCTTCCTCGCGGAACCGTTCGACGATTGCTCGCGCGCCGAACGCCGTTGCCTCGATCAGCGCGCGGTAGATTTTCGGGGCATCGCTGCCGAGCGTCAGACCGAAAAGCGCGCCGCGAAGCGTTTGATCCGCGAACGGCGTGCGCCGTCCGTTGAGCCAGTCGATCGCGACCATTCCGGTGTCTACGGGGCTTTCCAGCGCGGCCTGACGCTCCAGCTCCGGCAGGATGCGGTGCAGGATGCCATCGCGCTGAGACTGGGCGTCGGGCGTATCGCCCAGCAGGGCAAGCGGCCATGCGAGCAACTGGCGAAACCACGCGTAGACGTCGCCGAATGCGGATTGCCCGGCTTCCATGCCCGTCATGCCGCTAATCACCGACCCTTCGACCTGTCCGCAGATGCCTTTCACGATGCGGCCATCGACCTCCGCCGCTGGGGCCATCAGGATGTCGCAAGTGGACGTGCCCATCACCTTGACGAGCGAATACGGCCGGATGCCTGCGCCGACCGCGCCCATGTGCGCATCGAACGCGCCGACGCCGACCACCACGTCAGTCGTCAGGCCGAGCGTGTCGGCCCATTGCGGCGTGAGCGTGCCGGCGGCCGTGTCGGCAGTGTACGTGTCGCGATAGAGCCGTTCGCGCATGCCGGCAAGCAGCGGGTCGAGCCGCACGAGGAAAGCTTCGCCTGGCAGACCGTCGAAGGATTCGTGCCACATCGCCTTATGCCCGGCCGCGCAGCGGCTACGCTTCATGACGTCGGGCGCGGTCGTCCCTGTGAGAAGAGCGGGCATCCAGTCGCAATGTTCGACCCAGCTGTAAACGCTCGCACGCACGGCCGGGTCGACGCGCAACACATGCAGCATGTTGGCCCAGAACCATTCGGCGGAATAGACGCCGCCCACGTAGCGGGTAAAGTCCACGCCACCCCAGTTGCGCGCGAGCGTGTTGATTTCATCGGCTTCGCGCACGGCCGTGTGATCCTTCCACAGCACGAACATGGCGTTCGGGTTGTCGCGGAACGGCTCGGTCAGTGCGAGCGGCGTGCCCGCGCGATCGACCGCGACGGACGTGGAACCGGTCGTGTCGATCGACATGGCGCGCACGTTCGCTCGCACTTCGTCGGATACGCCAGCTAACGCGTTGCGCACGGCGAGCGTGAACGCGTCGATATAGTCCTGCGGATGCTGGCGAAACACGTTGCGATCCGGGTCGCAATACATTCCTGCTTTCCAGCGCGGATAGAACTCGACGGCGCTTGCCACCTGTTCGCCGGTTATCGTGTCGACGATCAGACTGCGACACGAGTCCGTGCCGAAATCCACGCCAATCACCAATGCGCTTGTGTCTAATGTGCTCATATCAGTTCATCGAGCCTTTCTGACGCCATTTGTCGAGAATGACCGCGAGCACGATCACCGCGCCCTTCGCAACGTACTGCCAGAACGACGAGAGCCCGAGAATGGTGAGGCCGTTGTTCATCACGCCGATGATCAAGGCGCCGACTACCGTTCCCCAGATCGTCCCGA includes:
- a CDS encoding FAD-dependent oxidoreductase → MVRIYGRMRSSAGYAIRDFLHRSDIPFEWIELGSDKEAKDLAHVQHLSDSRLPVCIFHDGTRLECPTVRQITEKLGWFANPSREAYDLAIYGAGPAGLSAAVYGASEGLHTVLVERWALGGQAGSSSKIENYLGFPQGLSGAELAERARDQAIKFGAEILLARAGVHAQFVPGGGVVYLDDGTRITARTSICATGVAYRTLGLAGEEHFLGAGLYYGAGASEAALTHGEDVYVVGGGNSAGQATLHFSQSANRVYMLVRDASLKNTLSQYLVDRITSAPNVEVCTCTGVTALAGSDVLQAITLTDVRTGRQRTVRTSWLFVCIGGVPQTEWAQEVGIVRDEGGYLVTGPDLQAYQANLKWPLERAPLYLETCMPGVFAAGDVRHASIKRVASAVGEGAMAVALVHRYLNSG
- a CDS encoding DUF6566 family protein — encoded protein: MHTHAFEHRGYEIVVQPEQNAYGAWQARVSVRRADSTVAEFRPDTVQPEWLAQEEAVRDGIEWGTRFVDDKVEASHRPM
- a CDS encoding alkene reductase; the protein is MSDTEIAPKVAGQHDQQVPLRKLFEPVRVGPYHLRHRVVMGPLTRSRASQPGNVPSQLNACYYAQRAAAALIISEATQVSMQGQGYAWTPGIHSREQVEGWRLVADAVHEAGGLMFMQLWHVGRISHPSLQPDEMLPVAPSALLPRAEAFIQNERGEGVLAPCVTPRALQVEEMPYLVRQYLRGARNAKTAGMDGVEVHSANGYLLDQFLLSGTNRRTDEYGGSSERRARLLLEVIETVCEVWGPERVGVRLSPLGTFNDMHDDDPEATFSYVIEKLNRYGLAYLHIVNPALAATGEDLAFAERAKRMNEMIRSAYRGVLMVAGGFDGSSAEKWLEDGNADLIAFGRLFIANPDLPERLRSRAPLNSPDPSTFYGGGERGYTDYPSLAQERGEAPRSVIDGRWR
- a CDS encoding host attachment protein, with amino-acid sequence MAVNTWVVVADGSRARIFETPGLRLDLREIEDLVNVAPSGATLTDKDREKFAKTVADYIEKGRVHQRYQRLRFAVEPKFLGMLRARLSEETRQMIFEEINEDLSALDAREIQAHLQRH
- a CDS encoding HAD-IA family hydrolase, coding for MLNSHAPMVRAYTEWANRYGLDPAHVLRESQGRRTIDSMRALAPPGVDIESDALALMQRERDDMDGVFEIPGAGALLRSLPADRWAIVTSADRKLALNRIQAAGLPIPALLVSSEDVPHGKPSPDCFLLGARGLNVSADRCVVFEDAPAGIEAGWRAGARVIAIASPLTQGKLGNQDWLNDLSGMTASVEGNDLVLSID
- a CDS encoding DeoR/GlpR family DNA-binding transcription regulator, which produces MPPKNLPDAALADHRRELILATLSSGGQCRVSDLARKFSLSEMTVRRDLHVLEEQGLLRRVHGGAVLVDAEVEYPLRAQKEQTQKQRIGRHAASLIRDGMAIYLDSGTTAMEVALAIKAGLPDVNQLSIATHGINIAIELCGHPAFNVHLIGGELYHNGLSTVGPVALGQIAQSHFDLFFMGARGIDESAGWTNSNQLETQLKHAAIAQSRLVCAIADSTKWGHRGFSVIVPFDHVPLWVSDADLPDTARKAAKAAGVDVLIAT
- the araD gene encoding L-ribulose-5-phosphate 4-epimerase AraD, whose amino-acid sequence is MYTELKREAYEANLEIPKQGLAIYTFGNVSAFDAATGVFAIKPSGVPYESLLPESMVVVDLDGRVVEGSARPSSDTKTHAVLYRAFGDIGGICHSHSMYAVAWAQACREIPIFGTTHADHLTAAIPVTEPMSDAAIERDYEIETGEQIVARLRGLDHREIEMIVVACHGPFTWGKTAQKAVYNSRVLEEIAQMAYLTQSLNPAAPPIKETLIAKHYLRKHGTGAYYGQS
- a CDS encoding ribulokinase — protein: MSTLDTSALVIGVDFGTDSCRSLIVDTITGEQVASAVEFYPRWKAGMYCDPDRNVFRQHPQDYIDAFTLAVRNALAGVSDEVRANVRAMSIDTTGSTSVAVDRAGTPLALTEPFRDNPNAMFVLWKDHTAVREADEINTLARNWGGVDFTRYVGGVYSAEWFWANMLHVLRVDPAVRASVYSWVEHCDWMPALLTGTTAPDVMKRSRCAAGHKAMWHESFDGLPGEAFLVRLDPLLAGMRERLYRDTYTADTAAGTLTPQWADTLGLTTDVVVGVGAFDAHMGAVGAGIRPYSLVKVMGTSTCDILMAPAAEVDGRIVKGICGQVEGSVISGMTGMEAGQSAFGDVYAWFRQLLAWPLALLGDTPDAQSQRDGILHRILPELERQAALESPVDTGMVAIDWLNGRRTPFADQTLRGALFGLTLGSDAPKIYRALIEATAFGARAIVERFREEGIRIDEVIAVGGVAKKSPLNMQIVANVFGLDIRVAKSDQAVALGAAMFAAVAAGLHDSVESAQRHMGSGFETTYTPDPEATAIYDRLYRQYREYGALIERLSAAEAHPAPHSTELCTPN